One Burkholderia cepacia genomic window carries:
- a CDS encoding aminomethyltransferase translates to MSDTLQEQHAAADHAMRNWTFERQGPVRIGSDAHMQMFCRMLLDTHNPYKPAVIDWPPLKPAELRRLTSLPIWDIAVQTEGRASIRVATFASTVRDPLLKQALEMDGGEEARHKVVLSKLVEAYGIRLAPEPPYPAPKDPEWSWMVTGFSECIDSFFAFGLFRSAQRSGYFPPELVDTFEPVIQEEGRHILFFVNWYAWYWRSLPWWRRPAFLVKVAAVWAFLIWERIGIARGIDADGVAHDANFPATSTADIGEALNPRELIELCLAENDRRMAGYDKRLLRPLFVPRMARLALRFIRK, encoded by the coding sequence ATGAGTGACACGCTGCAGGAACAGCACGCAGCCGCAGATCACGCAATGCGCAACTGGACCTTCGAGAGGCAAGGTCCGGTCCGGATCGGTTCCGATGCGCACATGCAGATGTTCTGCCGCATGCTGCTCGACACACACAACCCGTACAAGCCGGCGGTGATCGACTGGCCGCCACTCAAGCCCGCCGAACTCAGGCGACTCACGTCGCTGCCGATCTGGGACATCGCGGTGCAGACCGAAGGTCGTGCATCGATCCGCGTCGCGACGTTCGCGTCGACCGTCCGCGACCCGCTGCTGAAGCAGGCGCTCGAGATGGACGGCGGCGAGGAAGCGCGTCACAAGGTCGTGCTGTCGAAGCTCGTCGAGGCATACGGCATCCGGCTCGCCCCCGAGCCACCCTACCCGGCGCCGAAGGACCCCGAGTGGTCGTGGATGGTCACGGGCTTCAGCGAATGCATCGACAGCTTCTTCGCGTTCGGCCTGTTCCGCTCCGCGCAGCGCTCCGGTTATTTCCCGCCCGAACTCGTCGACACCTTCGAGCCCGTGATCCAGGAAGAAGGCCGCCACATCCTGTTCTTCGTGAACTGGTACGCGTGGTACTGGCGCAGCCTGCCGTGGTGGCGCCGGCCCGCGTTCTTAGTGAAAGTTGCTGCCGTGTGGGCGTTCCTGATCTGGGAACGGATCGGCATCGCGCGCGGGATCGACGCCGACGGCGTCGCGCACGACGCGAACTTCCCGGCGACGAGCACCGCCGACATCGGCGAAGCGTTGAACCCGCGCGAACTGATCGAACTGTGTCTCGCCGAGAACGATCGGCGGATGGCCGGTTACGACAAGCGCCTGCTGCGCCCGTTGTTCGTGCCGCGTATGGCGCGGCTCGCGCTGCGGTTCATCAGGAAATAG